In Hyperolius riggenbachi isolate aHypRig1 chromosome 10, aHypRig1.pri, whole genome shotgun sequence, a genomic segment contains:
- the LOC137537104 gene encoding uncharacterized protein, producing the protein MAVYIPPHANTKSANEQLFDVISKQHNSHPDAIFIIAGDFNQANLKKSFPPVKSGDHVTITVPQFQHLISNRHKQKILEITRKMMELLTGVVPIRCQDATVYLSMEECQYIEGHRDLHKDTMIENQPPLTSPDGSSNRNPPERCTGPLYSQDCQEEDPTIPHHYQGGELIHGSAVVKEEEETYVRSDQQSMEEGDMMRTSKEEEETYVRSDQQSMEEGDMMRTSKE; encoded by the exons atggcagtgtacattccacctcATGCCAATACTAAGTCAGCAAATGAACAACTGTTTGATGTTATTAGTAAGCAACATAACTCACACCCTGATGCAATTTTCATCATTGCTGGAGATTTTAACCAAGCAAATCTTAAGAAG AGTTTTCCTCCAGTaaagtctggtgatcatgtgaccatcacagTACCCCAATTTCAACACCTGATATCTAACAGACacaagcagaagattctggaaatcaccagaaagatgatggagctgctaaCAGGAGTG gttcctataaggtgtcAGGATGCCACTGTTTATCTCTCCATGGAGGAGTgtcagtatatagaaggacacagggacctccacaaggacaccatgatagagaatcagccgcccctcacatctccag atggatccagtaacagaaacccaccagagagatgtacaggtcctctttattcccaggattgccaaGAAGAAGATCccaccatcccccaccattatcag GGGGGAGAACTTATACATGGaagtgctgtggttaaagaggaagaagagacgtatgtgaggagtgatcagcagtctatggaggagggtgacatgatgaggacaagtaaagaggaagaagagacatatgtgaggagtgaccagcagtctatggaggagggtgacatgatgaggacaagtaaag agtaa